Within the Epinephelus lanceolatus isolate andai-2023 chromosome 9, ASM4190304v1, whole genome shotgun sequence genome, the region GTAAATCTGGTCTACTGTCAGCGGGGTGCCATCGCTGTGATACACATCCAAGACAAAGAACTGGAAAGAAAGGCCAGGTCAGGTTAGATCAGCCACAGATCCAGTATTGCACCAATGACAATGAGATTACAAAATCAGTTTCTATTGAAATGTCTAGAAGGAGAAGAACAGCAGTGCCATCTAGAGTACCTGGAAGTTGTGGACCACAGTGATATGAGTGATAGGTTTTTTCCCGATGGTGTGATTTACAACAGTATCTCTCTTGGGACCAGGGACGCGGCAGGAGGACAGGATCTGGTAGTACTGGTCCATGCACAACGGCTTCCCACTCAGGTACTCTATAGGCAGGGTATCACTATGACACAGCATGTCACGTTATACATTGGCAGTTTTGTAAACCAACTGAAAATCATGGTGTTCACAAGCTctctgtaaacagtgtgataaTTGTATTAGTGTCGGGCAAACTCACGTGTcgatcatttttttaaattccaaaACTCCTGCAATCAGTTTGGCAGCAAACCTGCACAGAAGACATCATTGTGTGTTATTGAGAAAAATATGATGATTCTATAGCTtgttttaatgttcaaatgAGTGGTGAACAGACCACACAACATTGAGTTATCAGTAGTCAGCTCTGAATAGAGATATTTACAAGTATGACCTACTAGTGCCACTGCCTACTGTACCTGGCACACTTCAAACTCACACTGGATTCAGTGGAGTTTTCCTCTTTGGGGCCACTGCGCTCACTGCATATCCCATGGGTCACAGTAGTCAGAAACAGCTGAGCAATGCTATGAGCGCCCAAAGTGCTTTAAATAGCTAGCATGTGGAGGCAAGGTCGGCTTGAAACTCCTGTTTCAAATGAGCTTGTTTATACTACACTTCAACACGATGTAAATCACTTTTGCAAACACCTTTATGAGTGTGCTTAGAACTAGACAAGTGAGGTTTTTAACTGATATTATGGGAACCCAAGGAATATACACAGCAACACATTAGAGGTACTGGTGCTTCTTTTTTGGGACCATTTGTTTCATAAGATAAACAGCTAAGTTACTGACGATCCCAGTTTCTCACCTCATCTGTCCTTGTCGATCTTGGAAATGCATGCGAGGCAGGACAACCCCTGGGCTGGTGTAGACCGCCACTGGCATACGGCAGTCTAGATAGGCTGACTGCATCCACCACTCTGACAGCTACACAATACAGTGGTCAGAAAGCAGGCTATATTATGCCTTTATACATTTTCCCATTGCTTGTACAGATTAAAGACTTAAAGCGAAATATTCAGCTAAACACACAGATATCTACCCAGTTGTCTGTCTTGCGTGCCCGTCGCTCCAGGCTTTTCTGCAACCTTTCTCCAACACCACCCTTGAGGAACTCATTCACCAGCTGTCGGGTGTGGTCCAGCTCTTCCTCGCTGACAATGGGCTCCAGAGCGGCCAGGTATCGCTCACATGTCTGCTTCAAGGGTGGCACAGGCAGCTTCGGTAAACCCTTCTGGTCCACCAGTGACCTCTCTGGGATCTGTGTCACTGGTCTCACCAGGCGACATGGCTTCACCATGCCAGGCCGCAGCTGGAAGACATGGTGTTAATAAGCACAACTCTCCTTTGCTGTTCATACAGTGAACAATAATGTCTAACACTAAGAAAGTGTCACAACTGTTCTTTTGTCAGCaaggatggattactgaatgggcctaccaggcacaggcccaggggcccgaAGTGTAAGGACCCcctcctggccttcacctgcaaaatgtaaCTCAAATTGATAGGAACTGACcaggactcaaaatgaccacaaagggaCATAAAAATGACCACAACGAGATACAAAAGAACTACAGAAGGggaaaaccaccacaaagtgacacaaagcaaccaaaaaatgacacaaaattaactcaaagagacacaaaaccacaaaaagatgtaCAAGGACAACAAACAGATGCAAAATAACAacgacaaaaaagacaaaaccactacaaagtctgtgtgtctcgcTCCTGTGTATGAGAGGTAGGGTGTCCTTttacatatctgtgcccaggggcccatcaTAACCTTGCCATGTTCTTCAGATATTTTAACTAACTACACTGGAATACTGTAGGCTCGCTACCTTTCTATTAAAGTCAAAGTGTGTAGTGATAATTTCACAAGTCAAACCAGGAGATTAACTGGATTTAAGAGCTGACTGATGCTGTCTCGTGAATCCAGGTGTCGACATCTTGTAAGTGTATGCAACTGAAGCCTCGAGTAAAACGAATGGGTTAATTAAGAACGTGATTTAGTGTCGTTAACAAGATTGTTAATTATTTGCAAAGCCATATCGTTTACAGTGTGGTGAGTAAAACTGTGAAAAttgacaccaaaacaactgggcAAGGCAGTCATACTATTTGAGTGGACGTGCTGGTCTCCACTCTGCCAGCTTATAAATAGAAGGTTGACACAGCTGAACCTTGGAAATGGTGGctaaaataaacacatgaaaaGCAAGATGCGTGCCCTCATGCTGACTGGCTGTTATCAATACTGAGTCGTTATCTGATACAGTGATgataagatttaaaaataaatgtgggTGGAATCTCTTCAGATTAATCACAAAGTGGGAAAAGGAGTGATTGAATGAAAGTAGTGATATAAATCACTGACATTTATGAAtagattgttttatttgtgccaGGCTTCTAGGATACACTGACGAACTTCCGGTAGacgctttcaaaataaaacgctATGACAACTGTGTGTTGCTGcgttgtttttattaatttatgctACAGCAGAGATTATAAGGAGAATGATAACAATGAGTGGGGACTCTATATCGAATAAAACTACTATGATATTGTTTCTTTTGGTGTCATTGCACGGCAGCATGCGCAGCAAATGTTAAGCTAACTGTTATGCTAGCGgcaaagctaagctaatgttATGCATAATGTCACACAGCGGGGCTGCTAAATGGCGCTCTACATTAACACCGTTTCATACCAGAGAGCACACCAGCAGCCTGCTGCGGTGAGACATAAGTTATATTTTAACTTATCATTGCCATATATTTGCTGTCCCGTACAGCGCCCCACCCCCTTCGCCCGTGCTGATGCCGTACAAACAAACGTTACGTTGCTGTGTTTGTTATTACGCACTTAAAATACATGTAGACTGAAAAAGTAATGCACTCACCGCGGCCTTGACTAAAACGCCCAGCATGTTGTCAAACAGACGCGCTAAAGTATTTGGCTGTCCCGGGAATATAGATGGGAAACCCTCGGGCAGTCATGTCTCAAGGACAAGCACACCGTGTGTTCTCGGCTATCCGCCCCCCTCGGACCCGACGAGCAAAGACAACTGCGGGCTCTCCACTAACACTCTGTTTGCCCAGGTGGAGTTTAGTGCATGcgtgcctgctgctgctgctgcaaaagcATCTGACACAAAATCTTTCAGCGATAACAAGCTGCCTCATTTCTTTATACTATTTAATTAATTAGAAGAAATAATAGATTCCAGCGATCCATACGAGCCATTAATAAACTATTATCTTTTCATTTTAGTTATGGCAGAGTCGTGAATTATAGATATGATATCCCACTAGACTGGTGAAATGATAGAAGTGGAATAAATACAAGGTCACTATGAATCCCATATATGTAGGCTTATATCTATGATCATAAGCTATAATTCATCTGGAGCTGAAGCTGCGATTTAAAGCCAAtacatcagtgtttttaaatgatgttAGTTTTATTGATTAACAAAAGCAGGCCCtgatataaataatacatttacagAATGATATTCTGCGTTGATCTGATGCATGAGGCTGTACAGATCTCCACTGACCACATGATGGAGCTCGTCCAACATCTTACCAGAGAAACAGCGTCAACTCATTTCTTCAGGAAACACAAACCAAAGACAGTCTCCAGCACCTTCAGACGAATACCCAGAAAATAAGGTTTAAATAAAAGGTACAGTTGATTTATACTGTGTGAAGAAATTATATGAATTGGCACGAGAAAAGTTGCTGTGCAAAAGTCATCCCAAATGGACATGATTGCTCTGTTTAATCACAtttcatcaacatttttcaataaCAGAGAGAGGGGATTGCAGTCGTGTCATGGTTTATttgaaagcaataaaataaaacgatacaaagaaaaaaacaatcatacAAGTCAAAATGCTTCGATAGCTCTGGTCCAGCCGCTGCCTGTTAACAGTGTATGTTTTAAACAAATTGTCTGAGCAGCGAATATTTGCTCAATGTCTGTGTGCTGCCAACTCACAAACTCAGATAGTCCACCTGAACCCAACACTGAGATCAGGTTGGAGATGTTCGTGCTGTCCAATTGCTCCGAGTCTGAATGTAAATCATCATCATTCCTCATCCTTTTACATGGCACCGGCCCAAAGTCTGGCAAATAAAACTCTGGATCAACAATATGATAACTTGTGTCCATCTTTCGCTTCTTAGCGTAGCACTGCGCGCCCTGCGGCTGTTTTGACTGCGCGCAACAGTCTGAGTGGAAGTATCCATTCGTGACAGTAGTCACCACATGCGTGTCCAAGTCCAGGACAGTCTTTTGGTTGGCTTGTGCGTTTGAGATAGGTAACTCCCAGGTGGATTTGTCTGCACAACTCCAACAGGCTTCCGAAACCATGAGGTCAGAGTCACTTGGTGAAACCATTGCGCAGGCAGATGCTTCTTGGTGCGCCACCTCTGCAGGCTGGCCGTTGGGCTGGTGCGCTCCGCAGTGCCAAGTGTCCGACTCAACCCCAGTAAAGTTGCAGTAGAAGTCATCGGCGAACTCCGTTAAGCTCCCAGTCAATTCAAAATATTCTTGCCTTTCACGGACCGCAGCTACATCCTCATACTGATGTATCCTCTGCGTTTGCGACAAGTTTTTGCTCATATAAAACTGCCTGGCGTTTCTCAGTACGTACGTTACCAGTAAGTTCTTGTGGAGCTTGATGCCTCCTCTCTGCGTCCTGGAGCTTTGGATTTTCCTCAAAGAAATGGAGATCAGATTCTGTGCGTCAAATGCACACTCCATCCTCAACCGGGCCACCCGTTCTTTGCTCTCAGTCTCTCAAATCGGTTGTTTCCTCAGAGAAGAAATATGTATGTCTTTAGTTGAGATTCCTACTCGATTCGTGTAGACTGTGTCCATAGCGCTCCATGTCTTCCCAGTAAGGGCATGGATTTGCAACTCTCATCTTTCCTTGCCACGCCCTCACGTAGGCATTGTCCAATGGGAGGGAGGCGGTGCTTCTGTTATACGCAAATATCACTACTAGCCTCATTCAGAATGCACGTAGGAGCGGGCATGCTGCATTTCACTAAATGTGGTCAGAGCTTTTTAAATCTCAGTGCGGACAAAAATCATCACAATTGTTAACCATGTAGAAAAGAagagagcagagtagaacagaataGAAAGAGATGAGTAGAACAGAATAGTGCAGAGCATATAGTTGGTATTATAATAGAACTAGTAGAAGAATAGAACTAGTAGAGAGCAATAATATACAATAGGATGGAATAGAGTAGAACATGGTAAAGTGCAACTGAACAGAACATATCAGAGAGTAACAgaacaaacaagaaaagaatAGAACATACAGAAGTAGACAGGGATAGAATAGACAAGAGTAGATTAAAACAGTAGGAtaattgcaataaaataaaagagtgaCAGAATACGGTGAAATAGAGGGGATAGTGAAGGTATAGAGATATAATACTATAGTTAGTGACTGCAATAGAATATAATACAATAGAGAGTGacaaaatagaatagaatatccCTGAGAGtgatagaatagaatagaacatACTAGATTATAAAAGAGTAGAGAGTAAAAGAACATACTAGTGATAGCATAGAACAGAAtagaacatagtggagcatagTTAAcagaaggtaaaaaaaatacaagaatagaatagaatagaacatACTAGTGGCAGCACAGAACAGACTAAATCATAGGTAGGACATAGAAAAGAACATACaagaatattaaaaaatataggGTAATAAAATAGAACTTAGAATAATAATAGAATGAAATATAACCCAATAGAACAGATAGGAATAGAACAGAACACACAAGAGGATAACAGCATAGAGGGTAACAGAAAAGAACATAGCACAGAACAGATTAGAACATAGAATGGAATAGAACAGATAGGAATAGATATAACTAGAACAGAACATACTAAAGTATAAAAAATAGAGGGTGATAGAATAAAACATAGTAGTGATAGCATGAACAGAATAGAACATAGACAGAACagagaatagaatagaatagaatagatagGAATAAAAGTGAACATACTGGAGTATAAAAGCATAGAGGGTAATAGAAAATAACAGCATAGAACAGGTTAGAACAAAGATAGAACatagaatagaacagaacaGATATGAATAGAACAGAACATACTAAAGTATAAAAAATAGAGGGTGATAGAATAAAACATACTAGTCATAGCATAGAACAGAACACAGACAGaacatagaatagaatagaatagaatagaatagaatagatagGAATACAACAGAACATACTAGAGTAGTATCTTAGAACAGAGGGTAATAGAACAGAACATATTTGAGTATAATAGCATAGAGTGTAATATAATAGAACCTAGCACAGAACAGATTAGAACACAGATTGAACATAGAATtgaacagaatagaatagaatagaacagagGGTAATAGAATAGAACATACTAGAGTATAATAGCATAGAGTGTAATATAATAGAACCTAGCACAGAACAGATTAGAACACAGATTGAACATAGAATTGAACAGAGGGTAATAGAATAGAACATACTAGAGTATAATAGCATAGAGTGTAATATAATAGAACCTAGTACAGAAAGATTAGAACACAGATAGaacatagaatagaatagaacagagGGTAATAGAACAGAACATAATTGAGTATAATAGCATAGAGTGTAATATAAGAACCTAGCACAGAACAAATTAGAACACATATATAACAtataatagaatagaatagaatagaatagaatagaacagagggtaatagaatagaatagaacagagGGTAATAGAACAGAACATACTAGAGTGTAATAGCATAGAGTGTAATATAATAGAACCTAGTACAGAAAGATTAGAACACAGATAGaacatagaatagaatagaacagagGGTAATAGAACAGAACATAATTGAGTATAATAGCATAGAGTGTAATATAAGAACCTAGCACAGAACAAATTAGAACACATATATaacatagaatagaatagaatagaacagagGGTAATAGAACAGAACATACTAGAGCATAATAGCATAGAGTGTAATATAATAGAACCTAGCACAGAACAAATTAGAACACAGATAGAACATAGAATATAACATACcagaatatttaaaaaacataggGTAATAGAATAGAACATAGCATAGAACAGATTAGACCATACTGGACTATGACATAACAGAGGGCAATAAAATAGAACTTACaaatatagaatagaatagaatagaatagaatagaacagaatgAAATAGAACagatagaatagaatagatagGAATAGAACATACTACTACAGTATAATAGCAGAGGGTAACAGAAAGGAACATAGCACAGAACAGATAAGAACACAGATAGAACATAGCAcagaatagaacagaatagaaaTAGACATGAATAGAACAAAACATACCAAAGTATA harbors:
- the LOC117252272 gene encoding immediate early response gene 5-like protein, with product MECAFDAQNLISISLRKIQSSRTQRGGIKLHKNLLVTYVLRNARQFYMSKNLSQTQRIHQYEDVAAVRERQEYFELTGSLTEFADDFYCNFTGVESDTWHCGAHQPNGQPAEVAHQEASACAMVSPSDSDLMVSEACWSCADKSTWELPISNAQANQKTVLDLDTHVVTTVTNGYFHSDCCAQSKQPQGAQCYAKKRKMDTSYHIVDPEFYLPDFGPVPCKRMRNDDDLHSDSEQLDSTNISNLISVLGSGGLSEFVSWQHTDIEQIFAAQTICLKHTLLTGSGWTRAIEAF